The Coffea arabica cultivar ET-39 chromosome 2c, Coffea Arabica ET-39 HiFi, whole genome shotgun sequence genome includes the window TTCCATTCGTAATTGTAAACCAAACGAACTTGTTATAAAGAAATAGAGAACCATTTATACTCATCATTAGACCGCCAGATGAGTCGTTGATCGGATTTTCTCTATTGGCCACCCAAACCACTGTTAGGGGTAGGGGTTGGTTGTGGTACCATATGCCCAAATACTTTCTACCTGAATTGCCTGGACTGAAGAATCCCAGTGCAAAAATCTGGTTGGAGGAAACCAAGGTTTGGCCGTCTGTAAGGTTCTGGTCAGGTGCTAAGATGTCTGCTGCAATGGATCTGTAGGAGGCCAGGAGTGTGAAAATGGCAAAGACCGAAAATATCAGAGAAAAACCCATTCTTTCGAATTGGCAACGTAAAGGGACTTTCTATTTGCATTAACAAAATTTCATATGTGAAATTAATGTGATCAAAAGTAAGAGCCAGCCAGAGAAATTTAAGTGCAATACGAGTTTCCATGCTTGACTTCTAAGGCCTCACATGCTATTATTATAGCTTTGACTTGTTCCAAATACTTGGCAATAGATTTGTAGCTTTGACTTTCATTACAGGGCACCGTCAAATTGACCATAGTTGACTAGGCCTTCTTATCACCATTTCCTCAGACAGATTATCTGTCTAGTTAAGATTTATGACTGATTAACCATGTAAGATTTTGCAACCGAACGCTTTATGCTTCTAGAAATCGAGGACCGACTGTTTGACCATGGACCGGTTCATGATGTCACTGGGAGATAAGGTTTCAGTTTTTATGAGTAGAAAATACTGAAAAactgcaccaaaaaaaaaaatgaagaagagaaaaggcaGATCTGGCCAACAGGTTTTCTTTCAgtctttcattttcttgatcgGTTGATTATTGATCTTTACAGTCATAGATAATAAGAAGAGACTTCAAATATGAAAATTAACCAGAAGAAATACTAGTATAAACACATTTTGATTTTAAAGAGTTATTTTTTGTTGGggattttgggttttttttttgtgggtttttggagggggggggggggggggggggggggttggcgTGGGGGGAGAATATCTAAGAATTAAGGAATAACTTCCAACCTTCACTTCCCCAGTACAATACAAGTCACTTTAATAAATGGGATGGGGTATGGTACGCTAGAAACTAAGATGCTGGAGAGGTGCCTCATTTGTGATCATGTATCCAGATCTGTACAAAACTGgagaatttttttgtttttgaagtgTTATCGTCCCTCTGCAGTTGTGAAAGTTATATGATTTCCTGTGTGAAAATCTTGACCGCTAGATGAAGAATCAATCTTCATGGCAGATCTCTCTGAAACAAAACCGGGTTCTTTGGGTTGTGGCAACTCCACATTTTCATTACTTAGCATAAATACCACAGTACTCATTGTTGGTCTTTCTTCAGTTCGTTGCTGGACGCTTAGAAGGGCCACTTGGATGCATCTTAAGACTTCATCCTTCGAAAATGATCCGTCCAATATGTCATCAACTAGTTCAATAGATCTTTTTTCATTCCAGAGTTTCCAGGTCTGAAACAGATTGAGTTCAATGGGTAAGAATGAGTAAATACAATTAGTTCGATAGGATGAATTTGAAGCATATAATTCTTTTCTATTCACTTACATGTCCTATCAGGTTATGGTCATGGTCTGGATCATAAAATCCCCAATTCTTCCTGCCACTTATAATCTCCAGCACTATGACTCCAAAGCTGAATACATCTGATTTTACAGAAAAATGACCACTCATTGCATATTCGGGGGACATGTAACCACTGCATCCAAATCCAGCATTTGTAAACGTTGATGACCAAACTGAATCACACCAAAAAGGCAGACAAAGAAATATGAGGTTCATTTTTTTCTTGGGTGTTAGTATTACTTACTATGTACCAATAATTCTCCGAGTCTTTTCTTCAGTTATTTCTCCTCCAAAAATTCTCGCAATGCCAAAGTCTGAGATTTTTGGGTTCATCTCTCTATCAAGTAAAATATTACTAGTTTTCAGATCTCTGTGGATAATTCTCAATCTGGAATCTTGGTGAAGATAAAGCAGCCCTCTTGCAATGCCCAAAACGATGTTGAAGCGTATACTCCATGGAAGTAGCTTTCTTTTTATCCGATCTGAAAGTTTTATGGAAATCAGTACGCAGGTTAGTTAATTTAGCTTAATAACTGAAAGGGTAGAATCATGAGGGCAACATGTAATGAGATCTGATGGGGTACCAAATATAAAGTTGTCCAAGCTTTTGTTTGCCAGGTACTCGTAGACCAACATTTTTTCATCGCCTTGAATGCAGCATCCGAGTAGCCTAACAAGGTTACGATGTTGAAGCTTTGCAATCAGTATAACTTCATTCTTAAACTCTCTTAGGCCTTGACCTGAATTCTGTGAAAGCCTCTTTACTGCTACTTCTAATCGATTAGGTAATTCGCCCTGTGTACAAGTACAGTAAAAACCAATTAATATCATGCTTAGcggttgatttttcttttctgcatTTGTCTTCTAATTACTAACTGAATGGAAGGAAAAATAAGCCATACCTTATACACAGGACCAAAACCACCCTGTCCAATCTTATTACGTAAGGCAAACTGATCTGTAGCAGCAGAAATCGTTGCTAGATCAAATGTAGGTAATTCAAGGTCCTCCTCTTGACTTTCTTCCTCATAATGGGGGAATGACTTGCTCTCATGGGCTGCAATGGTACTTGGAGTTAAATGGAGGAATCTAGTATAATACCTATATTAGCTTTCTCAGCATCCAAATCCTTTCGATGAAAGCACTATAACTTGAATCTAGTCACAGTTCCAAGTGCTAAACCATGTGACAAACCTCTGAAATTAAtaggaaaaggaaattttgaaatACCTATTGGCATTGATATGGTATCCTCCTCTCTTCTCCCCTTTGGTCTCAGCTTGTACCAAGCCAAGATAGCCAAGAGAAGCAGCGCAAAGGCTGATAACATCGTGATGGCAATAACTAATCTGACATGCTTTCTCCATTTGTTTTTAGCAATTGAATCTGGTAGTTAAAAATACAGCTGAGTAAATATGACAATCGAACTGTCTGCTACATGTATAATTAGGCACATTATACAAAAGTCGTTTAGCAGAGTTGGGAAGAAGTTTGATCTCTGTGGTGGCTAGATGTATGCGGAGATTTTTTTGTCTTTGTAGCAAAAGAAACAAGAACTAGAAGAAACATAAGAGTTTCATTCTATCTTTGCAGTCCACTCTTCAGAAGAACCAGAGCAATACAAACAAGTTGATCATGATATGTGGTAGAATGGCCCTTCACAAGGATTGGACATACAGCCATTATACCCTCCTGGAGGGAAGGGACGATAAAGTTTTCATTTAGTGGTTGCAGCATATTATCAAAGTAACTAATATAAGCTAACTAAGCAACATTAATTAGGTAGGAAGCCTCTCATGCAGCTTGTTTAAAGATCCACATCAGATGACAGAATTTGAAGTGAAGATCAACAACCTCGAAGGTCTATAGACTAGTTGTGCTTCTTTGTAGTGAGGAAGTACGGTTGATACTCGTTCATTAGATCGATTTTACAAAGATTTCTCTTCAAAAAATCATTGAGTTGAATGCACTCCCTTTATGCTAGAGTTTTCATTTCAGAGAATCCAATTAAGCTAACAAAGTTGATGCATATAAATGGACAGTCGCATGATATAATTGCTCCAGTTAGTCACTAATTTCATCTTTACTGTGCGAAGCACGGGATGTTCATCATGAAGAGAAACTGAAACAAACTTCTCGAACACAAGAATTCTACATCCTCTACAAAATATTAGTGCATTCCTGATGTCAATACTAATACGAGCAAGACATTACCATACTCTAATATGACATTCCAGACAGCAGAATGCAAGCGCTTACCTATTTCAGCACGTGCCATGCGTATATACAGTTCTTCGCCTCCATCAGGGAAATCTCTGAGGTCAATTAAGTCACCGAACCAAACTACACACTGGCTGCCATTACCTAGAGGGTTGATTCGGGTGTAGGCCATACAATCACATTTTCTCAGACACTCTGCTGCACATTCTTCAGGGGTAAGATTAGGCCACACAACCACGTTATCTGGCAACTTCAGTCCATCATACTTCACAAAACCATCTCTGTTACTACAATTCAGATCAAATTTCCTCTTGCAACCATCTGAATAATCATATAATCTCCAATCTTGTGGCGAGCGCGGAGCAAACCCTTCTAAACACCTGCACGGAGGATCATCCGCATAGCAATTTCCATTTCCTCGACACATTCCATATCGATCACAATAGAGCCTATTTACCTCTACAGTCATGCTCCAGTCTTTACTACCATTTCGCCAtgtgagatactgaattccaccAAGTGGTGTCACAACAGACCGCATTAAAATAGAATTATCCAGTGCTTCAAAAGTATAATAAATTTCATCAGCAGTTGAAACAAATATAGGCTTGAAGACTGTGTTGTTCCTCAATCGGTTGCCACCACTAAACCTATCACCATCAAAAGGCCCCCACCTGTAATCCTTATTTGATCCGCGACGCAGTAAAAGCTGAGGTGTTTCAGGCGTTTCCAAGCTGAATGTAAACTCTCCATCAGAAGGGTCATCAGGACTTTTCCAGGATCTCATGTAGTTGCTGGTACGAGTTTTCAACTTCAATCCAAGTTTCATTCCAGGCAACATAGTATCAGACATATGATCAAAGCTCTGCCAAATGTAATCGCTTGCATTAGTATCATCCTGTTTTCTGACTACAAGATTACCTGTACCTAGAAGCTGCAGAATTGGACTCTGGCCCGTGATTGTTTCATTCATAGACCATACAACAGCCATGGAGCTGTTGTAAAGCAATAAAGCACCATCAGACCTCATCGTTAGATGGCCTAATGAATCGCTGAGAGGATTATCTCTGTTTGCTACCCAAGCCACTGTGGTGGTAGGGACGTTATGATACAATATGGCCAAATATCTTTTACCAGACTTTCCTGGAGTAAAGAATCCCAGCTCAAAAATCTGGTTGGAGGACACCAAGATTTGGCCATCGGTGAGGTTCTGATTTGGTGTTAAGGTGTCTATTGCAATGGAGGAGTAGGAAGCAAGAAATGTCAATATGAGAAGAACTGAAAGGGAAAACAGCCGAGGAAAGTCCATTCTTTCAAATTAGCAAGCTAAAGGGGCCGCTCAATATACTTTAAACAATTCATTATGCAATGAACTGGTAGAGGAGTTTTtgaaaattgattttgaaaggTCTCTGCTAGAGGAAGTAGTTCCAATAATAGGTCACCATCTTTGACTTACAAGGTCTCGTGGGACGAATATATTTTGGAGTGCTTTGTTTGCATTATGTATCAAAATGGGAATCAGAAACTTCATTATAGGTTTGTATGCAAGTCATTTCTCCTACTTAGTTTTGTTTAGAGCTGAGCCAGTTATTGCCAAGAGAATAGATTAATTCATTTAACagtaaattatatatatactatCAATGTATTCACTATTATAGTTGGATGAATGACACACGAACAAATTTTTCCTTTcacgggaaaaaaaaataataagacaAGAAGTTTGTTTTTACACTTCAGGATGATTTAAAGTAGTTCTTTTTGAACAAAATGTATGACTGTGGTTGGTTTTGGTGTCAATTCTTGACCTAAACCAAAAACTGTAATAGTTTGTGTAAGTGTAAAGATGGTGTTCAATTTAGTAGTTAATTAGGGACAATATGGGTACTTCAACCAAACGTTGTaaaagggatttttttttttttgtttaaattttcactttatatGAAAGTATAAGGGGGTAAagtaaatattttgaaatgttaaGAAAATTATGTATGAATGGATCAAACTACATTGAAATTATATGTAATTTACCCCAATAGTTTTGATAAGTCCCATGTCACCACTAGGAATTGATATTTTGAATTGACTTAAAAGCTTAATTAAAACCAAAATGATAGTACTATGTTCGGTTGACGCCTTGACGGTCATACTAGGACTGCTCGGAAGATTTTTTCTAACACACGGACAGATGGGCCGCATTTGATTGGTTGTCTTGTCTTGGTCTCGTGGGACTTTTGATGTCACCGTTTTCTTACCCTTACCCTGTTCCCTGCCTGAGAGAAGACTGTAAAAACACAAATCAATGGTGCCAAACTGAACTGGGTAAGATGGAAGCAGTCCAGCAGAAGAGAGGACCAGGGTTAAGTAATCAATGAGTAATAGCTTTGGAATGTATGAATTCTCAAAGTTGGCTGCCCTCAAAGTTAATTAATCAATGAGTAATAGTTTTCTCTAAATTAAGTAATCAATGACTAATAGTTGTAATGAGAATGAATATGTCTtttgtgatgtatatttggcaTTTATAGGAATAAATAGATGATAAATGAACCGTATGGAGTTTATCACTTTAATTCCTAATAAGAATGGTCAATCTGATAACCATTAGgagagggttgggttgggttaaATGGTAAGGTAGGAGGGATTATAAATAAAAGATTTTGAATCcaaaaccttaaaaaaaaaaaaaaaaaaaaactaatctgATCTGACAACCATTTGTCACTATCAAGTTATTAGAGATAATTATAGGATATCAAGTACTTATCGTTGGTTGGGGATGATCAATACTATTTATCGAGTATAAACCATTAAGTTTAACACATTTCAGAGACTAGCAATAGTTTACATGATTTGCATGTGATTATAATatcttaaaatatattattctTTAGATACTAaaaaatttttgtgaaattttgatcatcaacatcataatatagtatttttatgttatttattttctttgaccAGTTACTTTTAGAAATTGTATTAAATGCAAAGAGACAAAAAGCATTCCAATATAGTTAACGTGTCCCttaggattaaatttggaatcaTGAACCAAATATTTGTTGATTTATGGCTTGAATTCTAACATATCAAATATTGATAATATCATGTTTTACCAAAATTGTGGTATATTCATGATTTTATTACATATAAACTACAATCGTTACCATTTTTTATAAATGAAGAATATAATTAAGCTAAAATAATAAACATACGCGTAATTTCAATTATTTGTATTCTTTTTATTGctatttttgtcaataatgGAGTATAAATGATCCACCAAGTAAAGTTCTTTTTTTTGGCTTGTACATTCTGACAATTAAAATTTCATAAATAGTTGagtttttttccatttttttcttttaatcatatttttttatcaCAATCCAATGCAAAGCAAAAGCAACAAGTCTACTTTTTTCATATCAGCACAATATTTTTTTGTTTCGGTATCAGTGTTTTTAATAATCATGGAATTGGAATGAGAATTCTGGCTAATTAacaattttaatattaatttttagtatattgtagtgttttattttttcaattgcCAACTTTAATCCATAACATCTACCATTATTGTCAATTATTGGAATACACTAAATCTGTCTAATTACAATTGTCGCcataaataaaatttacttaattttaaagtttttcATTTCATAACTGCTACCATtattcactaatattgcaatacaataaatatatgtaatcattaaaaaaataagggCACTTTGGGCatcacaaaaaaataatttggatATCATTCTTCATTTTAAGTTTACTCTTATTATAATTCTTATTTTATAAATGGAAATGGCTTCTGCATGGCTTGATAGATG containing:
- the LOC113723237 gene encoding G-type lectin S-receptor-like serine/threonine-protein kinase At4g27290, which produces MDFPRLFSLSVLLILTFLASYSSIAIDTLTPNQNLTDGQILVSSNQIFELGFFTPGKSGKRYLAILYHNVPTTTVAWVANRDNPLSDSLGHLTMRSDGALLLYNSSMAVVWSMNETITGQSPILQLLGTGNLVVRKQDDTNASDYIWQSFDHMSDTMLPGMKLGLKLKTRTSNYMRSWKSPDDPSDGEFTFSLETPETPQLLLRRGSNKDYRWGPFDGDRFSGGNRLRNNTVFKPIFVSTADEIYYTFEALDNSILMRSVVTPLGGIQYLTWRNGSKDWSMTVEVNRLYCDRYGMCRGNGNCYADDPPCRCLEGFAPRSPQDWRLYDYSDGCKRKFDLNCSNRDGFVKYDGLKLPDNVVVWPNLTPEECAAECLRKCDCMAYTRINPLGNGSQCVVWFGDLIDLRDFPDGGEELYIRMARAEIDSIAKNKWRKHVRLVIAITMLSAFALLLLAILAWYKLRPKGRREEDTISMPIAHESKSFPHYEEESQEEDLELPTFDLATISAATDQFALRNKIGQGGFGPVYKGELPNRLEVAVKRLSQNSGQGLREFKNEVILIAKLQHRNLVRLLGCCIQGDEKMLVYEYLANKSLDNFIFDRIKRKLLPWSIRFNIVLGIARGLLYLHQDSRLRIIHRDLKTSNILLDREMNPKISDFGIARIFGGEITEEKTRRIIGTYGYMSPEYAMSGHFSVKSDVFSFGVIVLEIISGRKNWGFYDPDHDHNLIGHTWKLWNEKRSIELVDDILDGSFSKDEVLRCIQVALLSVQQRTEERPTMSTVVFMLSNENVELPQPKEPGFVSERSAMKIDSSSSGQDFHTGNHITFTTAEGR